A single region of the Bacillus cereus genome encodes:
- a CDS encoding ABC transporter ATP-binding protein, whose translation MKTVLEAKNITKVYDTGGNKFEALKGINLQVKEGEFVGIMGPSGSGKTTLLNVLSTIDNATNGEILIDGKDIVKMNDDKLALFRRDHLGFIFQDYNLLDTLTVKENIALPLALSKVKASEIDRRVLEISKKFGIDHILSQFPYQVSGGQKQRCAASRAIVTNPSMIFGDEPTGALDSKSATDLLESMKSLNEYDNSTILMVTHDAFAASYCKRVVFIKDGELYKELHRGELTRKQFFQQVVDVMSSISGGMADDLI comes from the coding sequence ATGAAAACAGTGTTAGAAGCAAAAAATATTACAAAAGTGTATGACACGGGTGGAAATAAATTTGAAGCGTTAAAAGGTATTAACTTACAAGTAAAAGAAGGTGAGTTCGTTGGAATTATGGGACCTTCTGGTTCTGGTAAGACGACGCTTTTAAATGTTCTTTCTACAATTGATAATGCGACGAACGGTGAAATTTTAATTGATGGAAAAGACATTGTGAAGATGAATGATGATAAGTTGGCTTTATTCCGCCGCGATCATTTAGGTTTCATCTTCCAAGATTATAACTTATTAGATACGTTAACGGTGAAAGAGAATATCGCGTTACCTCTTGCGTTATCAAAAGTGAAGGCAAGTGAAATTGATCGACGCGTTCTTGAAATCTCAAAGAAGTTTGGTATTGATCATATTTTAAGTCAGTTCCCATATCAAGTATCTGGTGGACAGAAGCAGCGCTGTGCGGCATCACGTGCAATTGTTACAAATCCGAGTATGATTTTCGGGGACGAGCCAACTGGAGCGCTTGATTCTAAATCTGCAACAGATTTACTTGAAAGTATGAAGTCGTTAAATGAATATGATAACTCAACAATTTTAATGGTAACGCACGATGCATTTGCGGCAAGTTATTGTAAACGAGTTGTTTTCATTAAAGATGGTGAGTTATATAAAGAATTACATCGTGGTGAATTAACACGTAAACAGTTCTTCCAACAAGTCGTTGACGTAATGTCTTCTATTTCTGGAGGTATGGCTGATGACCTTATCTAG
- a CDS encoding sensor histidine kinase — MKLFLRDHFAFFLLYILNFGIIFVLYDAVDGFQNNKFYFVVLSLYLFICFLAYRYVRNRRMYHRLSEQPEKMEDAFIERATAPMPHGVNELVRTQYRLFQKELQSYEVKQQEHQLFINHWVHQMKTPVSVMQLMVLEMEDEHLIPKFKKELERLNQGLDMALYMARLNNFHEDFHVETISLKDTVTKNINGLKELFIRNGVFPVLEVHSDLKVASDAKWLKFIIYQLMTNAVRYSGECGKKVFLSAYRNGKDIILEVRDEGVGIPQEDVRRVFEPFYTGKNGRIFGESTGMGLYIVSKICDYLGHSVKLDSEVGKGTTIKIIFHNAANNQAENTEKVTEA; from the coding sequence ATGAAGCTATTTTTACGTGATCATTTTGCATTTTTTCTACTGTACATACTAAACTTCGGTATTATTTTCGTTCTCTATGATGCAGTAGATGGATTTCAAAATAATAAATTTTATTTCGTCGTTTTAAGCTTATACTTATTCATTTGTTTCCTCGCTTACCGTTACGTTCGTAACCGTAGAATGTATCATAGATTAAGTGAGCAACCAGAGAAAATGGAAGATGCGTTTATTGAAAGAGCGACCGCTCCGATGCCTCACGGTGTCAATGAACTCGTGCGTACGCAATACCGTCTCTTCCAAAAAGAACTACAATCATATGAAGTAAAACAACAGGAACATCAATTGTTCATTAATCACTGGGTGCATCAAATGAAAACACCCGTTTCTGTTATGCAACTTATGGTGCTGGAAATGGAAGATGAGCATTTAATTCCTAAGTTTAAAAAAGAATTAGAACGACTCAATCAAGGACTTGATATGGCTTTATACATGGCAAGATTAAATAACTTCCATGAAGATTTCCACGTTGAGACGATTTCATTAAAAGATACTGTAACAAAAAATATTAACGGATTAAAAGAACTATTCATTCGTAATGGTGTCTTCCCTGTTTTAGAAGTTCATTCTGATTTAAAAGTTGCTTCTGATGCAAAATGGCTAAAATTCATTATCTATCAGTTAATGACAAATGCTGTTCGTTATTCGGGTGAATGCGGAAAGAAAGTATTTCTATCAGCTTATCGAAACGGAAAAGATATTATTTTAGAAGTTCGTGATGAAGGCGTTGGTATTCCGCAAGAAGATGTTCGAAGAGTATTTGAACCGTTTTACACTGGAAAAAATGGTCGTATATTCGGAGAGTCTACTGGTATGGGACTTTATATTGTAAGTAAAATTTGTGATTATTTAGGTCACTCTGTCAAACTAGATTCTGAAGTTGGAAAAGGAACGACGATTAAAATCATCTTCCATAATGCTGCAAATAATCAAGCAGAAAATACGGAGAAGGTGACCGAAGCATGA
- a CDS encoding SdpI family protein, translating to MRKHLVAIILIFITGLAWAYAWPNLPDTMIIHWGTEGANGFASKFNAMLLLLGIMIFTYVLLTVTPKIDPKKKNYDKFSRSYTIMNYSVLVVLFLINMLVIGVGLGYDIPMNSTPYILVGLLFIVIGNYLPQCKPNYFVGIKTPWTLSNEEVWRKTHRFSGKVFVVLGSIMILSIFAPAAWKSFLVIGIIIGAVGLTMGYSYVAYKKEIGA from the coding sequence ATGAGGAAGCATCTTGTCGCAATTATTTTAATTTTTATAACTGGTCTAGCTTGGGCATATGCATGGCCGAATTTACCGGATACTATGATAATTCATTGGGGGACTGAAGGTGCGAATGGTTTTGCTTCCAAGTTTAATGCAATGCTGTTGCTACTTGGGATTATGATTTTCACCTATGTTTTATTAACAGTTACTCCTAAAATTGATCCTAAGAAAAAGAATTACGATAAATTTTCTAGAAGTTATACGATAATGAATTATAGCGTATTAGTAGTATTATTTTTAATAAACATGCTCGTAATTGGGGTAGGATTAGGTTATGACATTCCGATGAATAGTACACCGTATATTCTTGTTGGCCTTTTATTTATAGTCATCGGCAACTATTTACCACAATGTAAACCAAATTACTTTGTAGGTATAAAAACACCGTGGACGTTAAGTAATGAAGAAGTGTGGAGAAAGACGCACCGTTTTAGCGGAAAGGTGTTTGTTGTATTAGGGAGTATTATGATTTTAAGTATTTTTGCACCGGCAGCATGGAAATCTTTCTTGGTGATTGGAATTATTATTGGGGCAGTAGGACTAACGATGGGGTATTCTTATGTTGCTTATAAGAAAGAGATAGGCGCTTAA
- a CDS encoding ABC transporter ATP-binding protein: protein MLEIVNFSKTYKGGKKAVNHLNITVQAGDIFGFIGHNGAGKSTTIKSLVGVIDFEEGEIFVDGHSIKKDPIACKKVMAYIPDNPDLYEQLTGIQYLNFVADVFKVSEKDREEQIQKYGDAFEITPYLGDLISSYSHGMKQKVAIISAVLHKPKLLVLDEPFVGLDPKAAVVLKGIMKELCEKGSAIFFSTHVLDVAEKLCNKIAMINRGKLALSGEVNSLIKEGSLEELFMKELANEY from the coding sequence ATGTTAGAAATTGTGAATTTCAGCAAGACATACAAAGGTGGCAAGAAAGCAGTAAATCATTTAAATATTACTGTTCAAGCAGGAGATATCTTTGGATTTATTGGACATAACGGTGCTGGGAAAAGTACAACAATTAAATCGTTAGTAGGAGTTATAGATTTTGAAGAGGGGGAGATTTTTGTTGATGGCCATTCAATAAAAAAGGATCCGATTGCATGTAAAAAAGTAATGGCGTATATTCCTGATAATCCAGATTTATATGAGCAATTAACAGGAATTCAATATTTGAATTTTGTTGCGGATGTGTTTAAAGTGTCTGAGAAGGATCGGGAAGAACAGATACAGAAGTATGGGGATGCCTTTGAGATTACACCTTACTTAGGAGACTTAATATCTTCTTATTCACACGGTATGAAACAAAAAGTAGCGATTATATCGGCGGTTTTACATAAACCGAAATTATTAGTTTTAGATGAACCTTTCGTTGGTCTTGATCCAAAGGCAGCCGTAGTATTGAAAGGTATTATGAAAGAGCTTTGTGAAAAGGGAAGTGCGATTTTCTTTTCTACGCACGTTTTAGATGTAGCGGAGAAGTTATGTAATAAAATAGCGATGATTAATAGAGGGAAATTAGCACTTTCAGGGGAAGTGAATTCTTTAATAAAGGAAGGCTCATTGGAAGAGCTCTTTATGAAGGAGCTTGCTAATGAATACTAA
- a CDS encoding response regulator transcription factor, which produces MYKILIVEDDPNISSLLQSHIQKYGYDAVVTENFDDIMESFNAVKPHLVLLDVNLPKFDGFYWCRQIRHESTCPIIFISARAGEMEQIMAIESGADDYITKPFHYDVVMAKIKGQLRRIYGDYAPNISERIVEVEGLKLFPERPEIHFGSEQVLLTKKEAILAEMLLSKFPRTASREDLLAALWDDESFVEENTLNVNITRLRKKFNELGIENAIETVRGLGYRFNATWSE; this is translated from the coding sequence ATGTATAAAATTTTAATCGTTGAAGACGATCCAAATATTTCATCATTACTGCAATCTCACATTCAAAAGTACGGTTACGACGCTGTTGTTACTGAAAACTTTGATGATATTATGGAATCGTTTAACGCAGTGAAACCACATCTTGTTTTACTTGATGTAAACTTACCGAAATTCGATGGTTTCTACTGGTGCCGCCAAATTCGTCATGAATCTACTTGTCCGATTATTTTCATTTCGGCACGTGCTGGTGAAATGGAACAAATTATGGCGATTGAAAGTGGCGCGGATGATTACATTACGAAACCGTTCCACTATGACGTTGTTATGGCGAAAATTAAAGGTCAATTACGCCGTATTTATGGTGATTATGCACCAAATATTTCTGAACGTATCGTTGAAGTAGAAGGGCTAAAATTATTCCCTGAGCGTCCAGAAATTCATTTTGGATCTGAGCAAGTTCTTTTAACAAAGAAAGAGGCAATTTTAGCGGAAATGTTATTATCTAAATTCCCTCGTACCGCAAGTCGTGAAGATTTACTAGCGGCTCTTTGGGACGATGAAAGCTTCGTTGAGGAAAATACATTAAACGTAAACATCACGCGTCTTCGTAAAAAGTTCAATGAGCTTGGTATTGAAAATGCTATTGAAACAGTACGTGGACTTGGGTATCGTTTTAACGCAACTTGGAGTGAATAA
- a CDS encoding ABC transporter permease: MTLSSIALRNIQRNFKDYFVYFASMIFSIVIYFTFKALQYNSQMEKAAEASKKISGAFQVSSVMLIIFVAVFIIYSNGFFTRKRKKEVGLYSLLGIRKRQIGKMLFYENMLMGLMSLIIGIAIGSVLSKLFLELLVSMMGLNLNVHFEVPMAAIIDTAIIFFVIILYTSLQGYRLIYRFKLIELFRAEREGEAMPKGSVIMALISVFLIGSGYFLALMYMKAVMYADFMVVALYILLATVAGTYLLFMFFTVFVLKRARNNKSAFYNGMNMVTTSQLLYRIKGNAKSLATIAILSAVTLTAVGTSVTMYYNTFTQSKVAAPYSYSYEKKDEALDKKVNEILAGEKNNHPVTYEAEVEMIPVKGTFKGERADQVLNTHYNITNQYELISQSNFNALAKHLDVEPVNLSTNEAFVYDSLYIEKLDFGPLYTGNTAVFPVGNESKELKIKGVNSRSVTNLNELFVIVPDQTYEQAKQVNETRIVKNIDVKGERNSKELTAKLTSIMPAGESEVLKPFNDFYTGFQMGLETTGLMMFIGLFLGLVFLLATGSIIYFKQLTEASADRDRYVVLHKVGVTKQEMKKAIAKQVSFIFAIPLVIGILHSLFALKGLANILPFEIMIPLLISIGVYGVIYIGYYFLTVRSYYKIVSAK, from the coding sequence ATGACCTTATCTAGCATTGCCCTCCGCAACATACAGCGGAACTTTAAAGACTACTTTGTATATTTTGCATCTATGATTTTTAGTATCGTTATTTACTTTACATTTAAAGCACTGCAATATAATTCACAAATGGAAAAAGCAGCGGAAGCTTCTAAAAAAATTAGTGGAGCATTCCAAGTTTCTAGTGTGATGCTTATCATTTTCGTGGCAGTGTTTATTATATATTCGAACGGATTCTTTACACGTAAACGTAAAAAAGAAGTTGGATTATATTCTTTACTAGGTATTCGTAAAAGACAAATTGGTAAAATGCTCTTTTATGAAAATATGTTAATGGGATTAATGTCTTTAATTATCGGGATTGCAATCGGTAGCGTTCTTTCAAAATTATTCCTTGAGTTATTAGTAAGTATGATGGGACTAAACTTAAATGTTCATTTTGAAGTACCGATGGCTGCGATTATTGATACAGCAATTATTTTCTTTGTGATTATTTTATATACATCACTTCAAGGATATCGTTTAATTTATCGCTTTAAGTTAATTGAACTTTTCCGTGCAGAGCGCGAAGGAGAAGCAATGCCAAAAGGCTCAGTTATTATGGCATTAATTTCAGTGTTCTTAATCGGTTCAGGTTATTTCTTAGCGTTAATGTACATGAAAGCAGTTATGTATGCAGACTTTATGGTCGTTGCATTATACATTTTATTGGCGACAGTAGCAGGGACTTATTTATTATTCATGTTCTTCACAGTATTTGTATTGAAACGTGCAAGAAATAATAAGTCAGCGTTTTATAACGGTATGAATATGGTAACGACATCACAGTTACTATATCGTATTAAAGGAAACGCGAAATCACTTGCGACAATTGCTATTTTAAGTGCAGTAACATTAACGGCGGTTGGTACGTCAGTTACGATGTATTACAATACATTCACGCAATCAAAAGTAGCTGCACCATATAGTTATTCTTATGAGAAAAAAGATGAAGCATTAGATAAAAAAGTAAATGAAATACTTGCTGGAGAGAAGAATAATCATCCAGTGACATATGAAGCAGAAGTTGAAATGATTCCTGTGAAAGGAACATTTAAAGGTGAAAGAGCGGATCAAGTTCTGAACACACACTATAATATTACGAATCAGTACGAGCTTATTTCTCAATCAAACTTCAATGCACTTGCGAAACATTTAGATGTAGAACCTGTAAATTTAAGTACGAATGAAGCTTTTGTATACGATAGCTTATATATTGAAAAGCTTGATTTTGGTCCTCTTTACACAGGAAATACAGCTGTATTCCCTGTTGGAAATGAATCAAAAGAGTTAAAGATTAAAGGCGTAAATAGTAGAAGTGTTACAAACTTAAATGAACTATTTGTAATCGTTCCGGATCAAACATATGAGCAAGCGAAACAAGTAAACGAAACGCGCATTGTAAAAAATATTGATGTAAAAGGTGAGCGAAATAGTAAAGAGTTAACAGCGAAATTAACAAGCATTATGCCAGCTGGTGAATCAGAAGTTTTAAAACCATTTAACGATTTCTATACAGGATTCCAAATGGGACTGGAAACGACAGGTTTAATGATGTTCATCGGACTATTTTTAGGATTAGTCTTCCTATTAGCGACAGGCTCAATTATTTACTTCAAGCAGTTAACAGAAGCTAGTGCTGATCGTGATCGTTACGTTGTCCTTCATAAAGTTGGTGTAACGAAGCAAGAGATGAAGAAAGCTATCGCAAAACAAGTGAGCTTTATCTTCGCTATTCCGTTAGTAATCGGTATTTTACACAGCTTATTTGCACTAAAAGGATTAGCAAATATATTACCATTTGAAATTATGATCCCGCTTCTAATTAGTATTGGAGTATACGGTGTCATTTATATTGGATATTACTTCTTAACAGTTCGTTCTTATTATAAGATTGTGAGTGCGAAATAA
- a CDS encoding SdpI family protein, whose protein sequence is MKKHLFAIILIFTTCVAWAFAWPHLPDTIATHWSGGKVDGYSSKLYGMISMVGIMIALYVFLNVIPKIDPRKANYEKFSKAFMMMNNGILLLLFVGNMDIITSGLGYNLFINRVPELLVGVLFLVMGNYLPQCKPNFFVGMRNPWTLSNEEVWRKTHRFSGKVFVALGIIMIISVFAPADWRPYMMLGIIVVAVIITNLYSYVLYKKEMQL, encoded by the coding sequence ATGAAGAAGCATCTTTTTGCAATTATATTAATTTTTACAACTTGTGTAGCGTGGGCATTTGCTTGGCCTCATTTGCCGGATACAATTGCGACACATTGGAGTGGTGGTAAGGTAGATGGCTATTCTTCTAAACTTTACGGAATGATTTCTATGGTTGGAATTATGATTGCGTTATATGTATTTCTAAATGTGATACCAAAGATTGATCCAAGGAAAGCAAATTATGAGAAATTTTCTAAAGCTTTTATGATGATGAATAATGGGATACTATTGCTACTATTTGTAGGGAATATGGATATTATTACAAGTGGATTAGGATATAACTTATTCATTAATCGGGTTCCTGAATTATTAGTTGGTGTTTTATTTTTAGTGATGGGTAATTATTTACCACAGTGTAAGCCTAACTTTTTCGTTGGGATGCGTAATCCGTGGACGTTAAGCAATGAAGAAGTATGGCGGAAAACACATCGATTTAGCGGAAAAGTATTTGTGGCGCTAGGAATTATTATGATTATAAGTGTTTTTGCTCCAGCTGATTGGAGACCTTATATGATGCTCGGGATTATAGTAGTCGCTGTTATCATAACGAATTTATATTCTTACGTTTTGTATAAAAAAGAAATGCAATTGTGA
- a CDS encoding permease encodes MNTNSLGLLKIRLITQLGLNTFKYEKDKKKRQNKILLTASIALVGVMLMLYCGTSAYGLVKLGMSEIIPVYALVISSVLTLVFTIFKANGEIFAFKEYDFLMSLPIRVSTVIASRFLYLYLLNTIFSIIIMLPMGVVYGIHGNPSVFFYFMWFISMFIASLIPTTIAAIFGAAITAIASKFKNANKITTILSFIVIITFGFFMIKNGNAQYSLNDMNGIGAIVSEQLTKVYPLANMFQKAIVHADIVAFILFVGISVIWYYLFVKILSLKYKQINTRISTYHMLSNYEINSMRKESVLVALYKKERKRFFSSTVYVINSGMGVVMAIAFSLAIVVVGPSQLIAYPGIEEILQKFAPFVIAAAISMTCTTSVSLSLEGKNIWIIKSLPIAPKMIYDSKILMNLSLSIPASLISAVLLIIGLKLDVWSSLLIVLTPITYSFFSAVWGIFINNRFGYYDWVSETQIVKQSVGSFVGMFGGLITAVIPAFLIGTATISNYRVFTLGVIIVLAIITIFLYKNESRRSIK; translated from the coding sequence ATGAATACTAATAGTTTAGGGCTTTTGAAAATCCGTTTGATAACGCAGCTCGGTTTAAACACTTTTAAATACGAAAAAGATAAGAAAAAGAGGCAGAATAAGATTTTGCTGACAGCATCTATTGCCCTAGTTGGTGTCATGCTAATGTTATATTGCGGAACCTCGGCATATGGATTGGTGAAACTAGGAATGAGTGAAATTATTCCCGTTTATGCACTAGTTATTAGTAGTGTATTAACGTTGGTTTTCACTATATTTAAGGCAAATGGAGAAATTTTTGCTTTTAAGGAGTACGACTTTTTAATGTCATTGCCGATTCGTGTAAGTACTGTTATTGCAAGTAGATTTTTGTATTTATACTTGCTGAATACGATCTTTTCAATCATAATCATGCTACCGATGGGAGTTGTGTATGGCATACATGGGAATCCATCAGTTTTTTTTTACTTTATGTGGTTCATCAGTATGTTTATAGCATCTTTAATTCCAACAACAATTGCAGCGATCTTTGGAGCGGCGATTACAGCAATCGCTTCTAAATTTAAAAATGCGAATAAAATAACTACGATTTTAAGTTTTATAGTAATTATTACATTCGGTTTCTTTATGATAAAAAACGGAAATGCTCAATATAGCCTTAATGATATGAACGGGATTGGTGCAATTGTTTCAGAGCAATTAACGAAAGTGTATCCATTAGCTAACATGTTTCAAAAGGCAATTGTTCATGCTGATATTGTAGCTTTTATCCTGTTTGTTGGGATATCAGTTATTTGGTATTATCTTTTTGTAAAAATACTTTCGCTAAAATATAAGCAAATAAACACAAGGATCTCCACTTATCACATGCTTTCAAATTATGAGATTAATAGTATGAGAAAAGAAAGTGTATTGGTTGCATTGTATAAAAAAGAGAGGAAGCGTTTCTTTTCTTCTACAGTGTATGTCATAAATAGTGGAATGGGAGTCGTGATGGCGATAGCTTTCTCGCTGGCTATAGTTGTAGTAGGGCCAAGTCAATTGATAGCGTATCCTGGAATTGAGGAGATTTTGCAAAAGTTTGCGCCATTTGTTATTGCAGCAGCGATTTCGATGACGTGTACAACAAGTGTGTCATTGTCATTAGAAGGAAAAAATATATGGATTATTAAGTCGTTGCCTATAGCGCCAAAGATGATTTATGACAGTAAAATTCTTATGAATCTTTCATTAAGTATACCTGCATCACTTATTAGTGCTGTATTACTGATAATAGGGTTAAAACTAGATGTTTGGAGTTCTCTTTTAATCGTACTAACACCAATAACATATTCATTCTTTTCGGCAGTATGGGGGATTTTTATTAATAATCGATTTGGTTATTATGATTGGGTATCAGAAACTCAAATAGTAAAACAAAGTGTAGGATCGTTTGTCGGTATGTTTGGTGGCTTAATTACGGCTGTTATACCTGCCTTTTTAATCGGTACTGCTACTATCTCGAACTACAGAGTATTTACTTTGGGAGTTATTATAGTGCTTGCGATTATTACTATTTTCTTGTATAAGAACGAGTCGAGAAGAAGTATAAAGTGA
- a CDS encoding autorepressor SdpR family transcription factor gives MNQAFKALADPTRRKILDLLKEGDLTAGEIAEHFNMTKPSISHHLNALKNAELIQDEKKGQFVVYSLNTTVFQDLLTWVFTFTNKGGEGK, from the coding sequence TTGAATCAAGCATTCAAAGCATTAGCAGATCCAACAAGGCGAAAAATTTTAGATTTATTAAAAGAAGGCGATTTAACCGCTGGGGAGATTGCTGAACATTTCAATATGACAAAGCCAAGTATTTCACATCACTTAAATGCACTTAAAAATGCTGAACTTATTCAAGATGAAAAGAAAGGGCAATTTGTTGTGTACTCTTTAAACACAACTGTCTTTCAAGATTTATTGACCTGGGTGTTTACGTTTACGAATAAAGGAGGAGAGGGGAAATGA
- a CDS encoding AraC family transcriptional regulator, with product MDSLKNMNAAMHYIEDNLTNEIDFKEVVRLALCSEYHFKRMFSFLAGISLSDYIRCRRLTLAAFELKNSNIKVIDVAIKYGYNSPDSFARAFQNLHGITPSEARSTSHFLKAYSPMTFQLSIQGGNEMHYRIEEKDSFRIIGITKRVPIVFNGVNEEIASMWKSLNPQSIQTLKMLSNVEPDGIISASTNFSEGRMEEKGELDYYIGVATTKDCPEQFAQLEVTASTWAIFEAVGPFPDALQNVWGRIYSEWFPSSNYELAEGPEILWNESKEVSSPNFRSEIWIPVLKSNIKV from the coding sequence ATGGATTCACTTAAAAATATGAATGCAGCAATGCACTATATTGAAGATAACCTTACTAATGAAATTGATTTTAAAGAAGTTGTGAGGCTAGCACTCTGCTCCGAGTATCACTTTAAAAGGATGTTTTCATTTCTAGCTGGCATATCACTGTCAGATTATATTCGCTGTAGACGTCTTACTCTCGCTGCCTTTGAACTAAAAAACAGCAATATAAAAGTCATTGATGTTGCTATAAAATATGGCTACAATTCACCAGATTCATTTGCACGTGCATTTCAAAATTTGCATGGCATAACGCCTTCAGAAGCTCGAAGTACTAGTCATTTTTTGAAAGCTTATTCACCAATGACCTTCCAATTATCTATTCAAGGAGGAAATGAAATGCACTATCGAATTGAAGAAAAAGACTCATTTCGAATTATAGGTATTACAAAACGAGTACCAATCGTTTTCAATGGTGTAAATGAAGAAATTGCTTCTATGTGGAAAAGTTTAAACCCACAGTCCATTCAAACATTAAAGATGCTTTCAAATGTGGAACCCGATGGAATCATTAGTGCATCTACTAACTTTTCTGAAGGAAGAATGGAGGAAAAAGGCGAACTCGATTATTATATTGGAGTAGCCACAACGAAAGATTGTCCAGAGCAATTCGCGCAACTTGAAGTCACAGCTTCAACATGGGCTATATTTGAAGCTGTCGGTCCATTTCCTGATGCATTACAAAATGTATGGGGACGTATTTATTCTGAATGGTTCCCCTCTTCAAACTACGAACTAGCGGAAGGACCGGAAATATTGTGGAATGAAAGTAAAGAGGTGTCCTCACCGAATTTCAGAAGCGAAATATGGATACCTGTTTTAAAAAGTAATATAAAGGTCTAA